A window from Humidesulfovibrio mexicanus encodes these proteins:
- a CDS encoding alpha/beta hydrolase — translation MKPLAMFRPLCALCATVLLAACAGQTPPAPLPVPTPPAPLHEPVAASPQDWRKPSFLYATNRNALPGRNGSAQFGGLRSRAMSYGELKTTAGGGQADGSDLYRVNVALDRVTRLGQAGFFSEVERAAARTPGREVLLFIHGFDNTFEDAAKTAARVSIGIGFTGATVLYSWPSEGSPAAYLADRNNAYFAVHALKGLLRELVASPWVGRVGVVVHSMGNEAFIRAYTELAGECRGEADACAALRKVRTIVLAAPDVDREIFLDQHAARLTGLGARVVLYCSRGDVALAASALMQGGDYERLGKNVMCIPGIQVTDVSEVKTDVLGHSWISQSRAVLKDLRCALTEGCDRFGAGLLREMSCLPAMQPPGVAAGRSYWKLIAPGGGTGAPATAGFGFSLPSFLTQ, via the coding sequence ATGAAGCCCCTCGCCATGTTTCGTCCGCTGTGCGCCCTGTGCGCCACCGTTCTGCTGGCGGCCTGCGCCGGTCAAACGCCTCCGGCCCCGCTGCCCGTCCCCACGCCGCCCGCGCCCCTGCACGAGCCTGTCGCCGCGTCCCCCCAGGATTGGCGCAAGCCCTCGTTCCTGTACGCCACCAACCGCAACGCCCTGCCCGGCAGAAACGGCAGCGCCCAGTTCGGGGGACTGCGCTCACGGGCCATGTCCTATGGCGAGCTCAAGACCACGGCCGGGGGCGGCCAGGCCGACGGCAGCGACCTGTACCGGGTGAACGTGGCCCTGGACAGGGTGACGCGCCTGGGCCAGGCGGGCTTCTTCTCCGAGGTGGAGCGCGCGGCCGCGCGCACGCCGGGGCGCGAGGTGCTGCTGTTCATCCACGGCTTTGACAACACGTTCGAGGACGCGGCCAAGACCGCCGCCAGGGTCAGCATCGGCATCGGCTTCACCGGGGCCACCGTGCTCTACAGCTGGCCCAGCGAAGGCAGCCCGGCCGCCTATTTGGCCGACCGCAACAACGCGTATTTCGCCGTGCACGCCTTGAAAGGCCTGCTGCGCGAGCTTGTGGCCAGCCCCTGGGTGGGCCGCGTGGGCGTGGTGGTGCACAGCATGGGCAACGAGGCCTTCATCCGCGCCTATACCGAGCTTGCGGGCGAGTGCCGGGGCGAGGCCGACGCTTGCGCGGCCTTGCGCAAGGTGCGCACCATCGTGCTGGCCGCGCCGGACGTTGACCGGGAGATTTTTCTCGACCAGCACGCCGCGCGGCTGACCGGCCTGGGCGCGCGCGTGGTGTTGTACTGTTCGCGTGGGGACGTGGCCCTGGCGGCCAGCGCGTTGATGCAGGGCGGCGACTACGAGCGCCTGGGCAAGAACGTCATGTGCATTCCCGGCATCCAGGTGACGGATGTGTCCGAGGTCAAGACCGACGTGCTGGGGCACTCGTGGATATCACAGAGCCGCGCGGTGCTGAAGGATTTGCGCTGCGCGTTGACCGAGGGCTGCGATCGTTTCGGCGCTGGCCTGCTGCGCGAGATGAGCTGCCTGCCCGCCATGCAGCCGCCCGGGGTCGCGGCCGGGCGCAGCTACTGGAAGCTCATCGCCCCTGGGGGCGGCACGGGCGCGCCCGCAACCGCGGGCTTCGGCTTCAGCCTGCCCTCGTTCTTGACCCAATAA
- a CDS encoding UTP--glucose-1-phosphate uridylyltransferase → MKISCLATQDPAVHTMFKPFALKMEEHRIPSIVINIFKCFYTQIMQGAQGKLPDADISPLNDGEVPDYADLEGYAEAGREALAHTVVIKLNGGLGTSMGLERAKSLIPVKDGHSFLDIIARQAKVLRRKFKSPLPLVFMNSFKTHRDTMLKVEGLDNGDTGIPLAFVQHMYPKIVEADFSPADWPANPELEWNPPGHGDVYTALVTSGLLAKLLKRGYRYAFISNSDNLGAVMDARLLGYMAREELSFLMEVARRTHQDRKGGHLARLANGRLALRELAQCPEAELESFADIDKYRFFNTNSLWVDLRLLERVFVENLMMPLDLMLNPKTLDPRDPDSPPVLQVETAMGSAISAFENARAVLVPRTRFAPVKTTQDLLLVMSDCFVRTKLETIEQNPARTAPMPAIVLDQKFYKKIDMFQERFPKGAPSLLECERLEVHGDVRFGRNVRIRGVTRVVNRLRKQARVADGAVLEGEVLFG, encoded by the coding sequence ATGAAGATCAGCTGCCTCGCCACCCAGGACCCCGCCGTCCACACCATGTTCAAGCCCTTTGCCCTGAAGATGGAGGAGCACCGCATCCCCTCCATCGTCATCAACATCTTCAAGTGCTTCTATACGCAGATCATGCAGGGCGCGCAGGGCAAGCTCCCGGACGCCGACATCTCGCCCCTGAACGACGGCGAGGTGCCCGACTACGCGGATCTGGAAGGCTACGCCGAGGCCGGGCGCGAGGCCCTGGCCCACACCGTGGTCATCAAGCTCAACGGCGGGCTGGGCACCAGCATGGGGCTTGAGCGCGCCAAGAGCCTCATCCCCGTGAAGGACGGGCACAGCTTTCTGGACATCATCGCGCGGCAGGCCAAGGTGTTGCGCAGGAAGTTCAAATCCCCGCTGCCGCTGGTGTTCATGAACAGCTTCAAGACCCACCGCGACACCATGCTCAAGGTGGAAGGCCTGGACAACGGCGACACCGGCATCCCGCTGGCCTTTGTGCAGCACATGTACCCCAAGATCGTGGAGGCCGACTTCTCCCCGGCCGACTGGCCCGCCAACCCGGAGCTGGAGTGGAACCCGCCGGGCCACGGCGACGTGTACACCGCGCTTGTGACCTCCGGCCTGCTGGCCAAGCTGCTGAAGCGCGGCTACCGCTACGCCTTCATCTCCAATTCCGACAACCTGGGCGCGGTGATGGACGCCCGGCTGCTGGGCTACATGGCCAGGGAGGAGCTTTCCTTTCTGATGGAGGTGGCGCGGCGCACGCACCAGGACCGCAAGGGCGGACACCTGGCCCGGCTTGCGAACGGGCGGTTGGCCCTGCGCGAGCTGGCCCAGTGCCCGGAGGCCGAATTGGAGAGCTTTGCGGACATCGACAAGTACCGTTTCTTCAACACCAACTCCTTGTGGGTGGACCTGCGGCTCTTGGAGCGGGTCTTTGTCGAGAACCTCATGATGCCCCTGGACCTGATGCTCAACCCCAAGACTCTGGACCCGCGCGACCCGGATTCGCCGCCGGTGCTGCAGGTGGAGACGGCCATGGGGTCGGCCATCAGCGCCTTCGAGAACGCGCGCGCCGTGCTGGTGCCGCGCACCCGTTTTGCTCCGGTCAAAACCACTCAGGATCTGCTGCTGGTCATGAGCGACTGCTTTGTGCGCACCAAGCTTGAGACCATTGAGCAGAACCCGGCGCGCACCGCGCCCATGCCCGCCATTGTCTTGGACCAGAAATTCTACAAGAAGATCGACATGTTCCAGGAACGTTTTCCCAAGGGCGCGCCCTCGCTTCTTGAATGTGAACGCCTGGAGGTCCACGGGGACGTGCGCTTCGGCAGGAACGTGCGCATCCGCGGGGTCACCCGCGTGGTCAACCGCTTGCGCAAGCAGGCCCGCGTGGCCGATGGCGCGGTGCTGGAGGGCGAGGTGCTCTTCGGCTAG